The Culex pipiens pallens isolate TS chromosome 2, TS_CPP_V2, whole genome shotgun sequence DNA window GATGACCTCTCCCGCCTTGTGACGGCACCGTCAATAACGGCTAGGCCGAATTTGCGACGACCTCTTTGATCCTCGAGGAACTCCATCACCCGCTCGTCAACTGCTTCCAACTTGGCCCGAGAAATGTCCAGCAGGGTGTCCAACTTCCCCGCGAACTTCTTTTTTCGTGCGGTTTCCTTCGTCTTGTTCTTCCTGCATAATCCCAACTCCTGGTGAAGCTTGCGCAGAGCCCTCTTCACGTTACTCTTCTGCCGCAGCGGAAGCGTCGTTCTCCCCCAAATGTCCAGCAACTCATCGGTCGTAATCGTGAGCGCCGCGTCCACGCTGTTGTGTTCGCGTACCAGATGCAAGCACCGCTGCAGAGTTTCCCGGACCGTTGGCAGCTTCGGTAACCTGCCCAGCGGCTCCGGATTGGTGGTTCCGACCAGGAGCACGGTAGATTCTCCACGAGTACGCACCATTGCTTGCAGTTTGTTGGAAGTGAAAAACGAATTGATGGAAAATGTGACCGGGTTGCTTTGTTAAATCCTTCGATGAGAGAGTGACTTTAAATTTCTTggtaaatttcgtgtttttggtTCAACGAATCAGGCACGGCCTGCTTGACTATTCGTTAAAACCCACCATGTggcgtatcaaacttcatgaaattaattgattttagattatattttaaaaaaagtcctatctgcataggaaatccttatctcataggttgttttgaaaatttactctagaattttgcttttttataaatatatttttgtacgCAAAAATACAGAACAAGTcaagtttttatttgaaaagcattcaaatttcaaagcctTTACCCTTCATAACTCCTTCAGCGCCGGTATGTATATCCCATTTGCAATATTACCCATTAAATTTCGAATATATACCGAACGCTGATGGTATCTCGCGCGACAGGGCCATCATAAAGCTTCACTTCCACTTGCCAGCGGCAGCAGTATCCCATCATGGAGCCGCCCAGTATTTTTAATAAGATGTCGATTTTTCGCTGCGATGTCACTTCGAAGTGCGCAAAGAAGgaaattttaagtttgaaaattattaaaacatcaaatttaactagattttttctaaaccatttttttgaatttatttcagaaatgtttatgaaattttaaaaacattcgtCCTTTTCCCGATTTCACAACCGCGTTCCCCACCGACATGGTTTCCTATCTACCCCAACAAGGGAGCGACATCCCGGGGTGGCTCTGCTCCAGCCAGCATCTTGATGGAAATACAAAGCAAATTGGATTCCTTGAAGGACATATTTCACTTTAGATTTCCCGCCAGCCAGCAAAAGGAGGCAACCAACTTGGCGCAATAAATGGAGCCGCTTGGTCTTCATTGCGCGCGCTCACTCCCAGGGCAATGAATGTTGATGTTGGACATATTTTGtcgctttttatttttatctcgGGTTGTGCGACGATATCTTCGGAGAGGCATCAGATAAAAGTGGGCGGAATGTGTGTGTGACAAACCATATGGAGAAAAGTACTTGGTATGTCATCGAGTTTGTTTCGGGGTGCCTTTGAGGCTGGTCGATGTCGCAGCAGTGGGAGGGTTATAGTCTGGTCTATTATGCTTTGAAGCGTTACTGCGAATTGATGTTTggaggaaat harbors:
- the LOC120418413 gene encoding uncharacterized protein LOC120418413, encoding MVRTRGESTVLLVGTTNPEPLGRLPKLPTVRETLQRCLHLVREHNSVDAALTITTDELLDIWGRTTLPLRQKSNVKRALRKLHQELGLCRKNKTKETARKKKFAGKLDTLLDISRAKLEAVDERVMEFLEDQRGRRKFGLAVIDGAVTRRERSSVGESEADSGDRAAGSVESLNPDDVPENPQRWEDHFVESMQAE